In Phlebotomus papatasi isolate M1 chromosome 1, Ppap_2.1, whole genome shotgun sequence, the following proteins share a genomic window:
- the LOC129800188 gene encoding gustatory receptor for bitter taste 66a-like: MTLGGIFSSAMNIALVSKTNEALSFFLHVFYCTSVPVTILTTFVSLYYGGMLMVIEKFKHLNRRLVAVIDQLDDVVDIYDDKRRSYKITKSCELSDALDALSIEHDEICRFAVNFNELGSLQMLAFILNAFLSIVSQAFFSYVNIVMSMRRNESFHVNLIGGMAYAIVNAVLLFVIVNATSEAINRAKATGVLLHKVVAGCLDIRLERSIEIFSIQLLNQSLDITACKMFTLNFGLIYSVVGAATSYLIILVQFEMMRPSRN, encoded by the exons ATGACTCTTGGGGGCATTTTCTCAAGTGCCATGAATATTGCGTTGGTGAGCAAGACTAATGAGGCTCTTTCATTCTTCCTCCATGTCTTCTACTGCACCTCCGTACCCGTTACAATCCTTACAACTTTTGTCAGTTTGTACTATGGAGGAATGTTGATggttattgagaaatttaagcATCTCAATCGACGCCTTGTAGCAGTGATTGATCAATTGGACGATGTAGTGGACATCTATGATGACAAGAGGAGATCCTACAAAATAACCAAATCCTGCGAACTTTCAGATGCTCTCGATGCACTATCGATTGAGCATGATGAGATTTGTCGTTTTGCCGTGAACTTCAATGAACTTGGGTCCTTGCAGATGCTGGCATTTATCCTCAATGCCTTTCTCAGTATTGTGAGTCAAGCATTCTTCTCCTACGTCAACATAGTCATGTCCATGAGAAGAAATGAGTCCTTCCATGTGAATCTTATTGGTGGAATGGCTTATGCCATTGTTAATGCTGTCCTTCTCTTTGTCATCGTCAACGCCACTTCTGAGGCTATCAATAGGGCCAAAGCCACGGGTGTTCTTCTGCACAAAGTCGTGGCTGGGTGCCTCGACATTCGTCTTGAGAGAAGT ATTGAGATTTTCTCCATTCAATTACTAAATCAAAGCCTTGACATAACAGCCTGCAAAATGTTTACACTAAACTTTGGTCTAATTTACTCTGTTGTTGGTGCAGCTACGAGCTATTTGATTATTCTCGTTCAATTCGAAATGATGCGACCATCGAGAAATTAG